The genomic region TTGACTCATTAATTACGATTCCAAACGAAAAACTACTGAAAGTATTAGGCCCAGGTACGTCATTGCTTGATGCCTTCAAGGCTGCCAATAATGTTTTACTTGGTGCGGTACAAGGTATTGCGGAATTAATTACTCGCCCAGGTCTAATCAACGTTGACTTTGCAGACGTACGTACGGTTATGTCTGAAATGGGCACTGCAATGATGGGCTCAGGTTCAGCAACCGGTGAAGATCGCGCAGAAGAAGCAGCAGAAGCGGCGATTTCGAGCCCGTTACTTGAAGACGTTGATTTAGCAGGGGCACGTGGTATTTTGGTAAATATTACTGCAGGCCTAGATATCTCAATTGATGAGTTTGAAACAGTTGGTAATGCAGTGCGTGCATTTGCTTCAGAAAATGCCACGGTTGTGGTGGGTGCGGTAATTGATGCTGAAATGAGTGATGAATTGCGTGTTACTGTGGTCGCAACAGGTATCGGTCAACAGCAAAAACCTGAAATTTCAATTGTACCACCAGTTCAAAAGCCTGAGCCAATTGCGGTTAATGCACCATATACGCCAGAGCCAGAGCCGACGCTATATACGGAAGATCGCCCTGTTAGTAACCCTGCGACAGCGCCACAAACGGCACCCGATGCAGATTACTTAGATATCCCAGCGTTTTTACGTAAGCAAGCGGACTAATTGTTGTAACGCAAAGGTATCGATAGCATTTTCGATGTAATCAATC from Thalassotalea sp. Sam97 harbors:
- the ftsZ gene encoding cell division protein FtsZ, whose translation is MFELMEEHNEEAVIKVIGVGGGGGNAVEHMVVQTIEGVEFITANTDSQALRNSSATVTLQIGADVTKGLGAGANPEIGRRSAEEDRETIRQTLQGADMVFIAAGMGGGTGTGAAPVVAEIAKEMGILTVAVVTKPFPFEGKKRMNYAEQGIEFLSNNVDSLITIPNEKLLKVLGPGTSLLDAFKAANNVLLGAVQGIAELITRPGLINVDFADVRTVMSEMGTAMMGSGSATGEDRAEEAAEAAISSPLLEDVDLAGARGILVNITAGLDISIDEFETVGNAVRAFASENATVVVGAVIDAEMSDELRVTVVATGIGQQQKPEISIVPPVQKPEPIAVNAPYTPEPEPTLYTEDRPVSNPATAPQTAPDADYLDIPAFLRKQAD